A genomic region of Rhodospirillales bacterium contains the following coding sequences:
- the sppA gene encoding signal peptide peptidase SppA — protein MSQNYFRKRPLFSPPHKPEKPQKRKPRIGGFLWSALKRTCMVIGAFVLISALMGAFFSSKESVPSLPKDMVLYMPIEGAYPENTHGGFTAPFGKKPLTIREAVAALEAAATDDRVRGLIAEIKGGVPGVSQIQELRAALKTFREDGNKFAYIYAESYGEAGNGLAPYYLASAFDEIWMQPIGVLSLSGMRAEMPYMRDLLDKAGVTPAFFARKEYKNAFESFMERDMSAATEESMTALIDNMASRMVHDIALTRMVPVTHLKFEIDQGLLTGKEALVAGLIDRVDYADVLVAETHAEMTGDPDNTDIPFVRLADYALAHGHEKSLLAQAVKRPVVAVIYAQGMIVSRSEGGIGRDDVAAAEDISGYIDAAAEDERVKAIVLRINSPGGSPSASETIRRALVQAQKEKGKPVIVSMGGAAASGGYWIAAPADRIFALPATLTGSIGVTGGKFILSGLWDKVGVNWGTLQWGANAGMWSMNEPLTDRSRERFNALMDNTYDAFVARVAEGRHMTPAAVEEIARGRVWSGAQALERGLVDELGGLSEALDYAAAVVGVPDQKALNVVVMPKPLTPVEELMSLLEGQVTMGQSLQTYMRQVSWLEPFLSRMDAATQTSSSGISAYEPVSVLPD, from the coding sequence ATGTCACAAAACTATTTCCGCAAACGTCCTTTGTTTTCTCCGCCGCACAAGCCGGAAAAACCGCAGAAAAGAAAGCCGCGTATAGGCGGGTTTCTCTGGTCGGCGTTGAAACGGACTTGCATGGTTATTGGTGCTTTTGTGCTGATTAGCGCCTTGATGGGGGCGTTCTTTTCCTCAAAGGAATCCGTGCCGTCTTTGCCCAAGGATATGGTTTTGTACATGCCGATCGAGGGGGCTTATCCGGAAAACACCCATGGTGGCTTCACTGCGCCGTTCGGGAAAAAACCGCTGACGATACGGGAGGCTGTGGCGGCGCTGGAGGCGGCGGCTACCGATGATCGCGTGCGCGGGTTAATTGCCGAGATCAAGGGCGGTGTGCCGGGGGTTTCCCAAATTCAGGAGTTGCGCGCGGCCCTGAAGACATTCCGCGAAGACGGGAACAAGTTTGCTTATATCTATGCCGAGTCCTATGGCGAGGCCGGGAATGGTCTGGCGCCGTATTATCTGGCCTCGGCCTTTGATGAAATCTGGATGCAGCCGATCGGGGTTTTGTCTTTGAGCGGGATGCGCGCGGAGATGCCCTATATGCGTGACCTTCTGGATAAAGCCGGGGTGACGCCGGCGTTTTTTGCCCGCAAGGAATATAAGAATGCCTTTGAGAGCTTTATGGAACGCGACATGTCGGCGGCCACGGAAGAATCGATGACGGCGCTGATCGACAACATGGCAAGCCGGATGGTGCATGACATCGCGTTGACGCGGATGGTGCCTGTGACTCATTTGAAGTTCGAGATCGACCAAGGCCTGTTAACCGGAAAAGAAGCTCTGGTCGCCGGGTTGATCGACCGGGTGGATTATGCCGATGTTCTGGTGGCCGAGACGCACGCGGAGATGACGGGCGATCCCGATAACACCGATATCCCGTTTGTGCGGCTGGCGGATTATGCGCTGGCGCACGGGCATGAAAAGAGCTTGTTGGCGCAGGCCGTTAAACGGCCGGTGGTGGCTGTGATCTACGCGCAGGGCATGATTGTTTCCCGCAGCGAAGGCGGCATCGGGCGTGACGATGTGGCGGCGGCCGAGGATATTTCCGGTTATATAGACGCTGCGGCCGAGGATGAACGGGTCAAGGCGATTGTCTTGCGGATTAACAGTCCCGGCGGTTCGCCGTCGGCGTCCGAAACCATCCGGCGGGCCTTGGTTCAGGCACAGAAGGAAAAGGGCAAACCGGTCATCGTATCCATGGGCGGCGCGGCGGCATCGGGCGGGTACTGGATTGCGGCTCCTGCTGACCGTATTTTTGCATTGCCTGCGACCCTGACCGGTTCGATCGGGGTGACGGGCGGCAAGTTTATCCTGTCCGGTTTGTGGGACAAGGTCGGGGTGAACTGGGGGACGTTGCAATGGGGGGCGAACGCCGGGATGTGGTCGATGAACGAGCCGTTGACCGATCGCAGCCGGGAGCGGTTTAATGCCCTGATGGATAATACCTATGATGCGTTCGTCGCGCGCGTGGCGGAAGGGCGGCATATGACTCCGGCGGCTGTCGAGGAGATTGCCCGCGGCCGGGTGTGGAGCGGGGCGCAGGCGTTGGAGCGTGGGCTGGTTGATGAGTTGGGTGGGTTGTCTGAGGCGCTGGATTATGCCGCCGCGGTGGTCGGTGTCCCGGATCAAAAAGCGCTTAACGTGGTTGTGATGCCCAAGCCGTTGACGCCGGTTGAAGAGCTGATGAGTTTGCTGGAGGGGCAGGTGACGATGGGACAGTCTTTGCAGACTTATATGCGCCAAGTTTCCTGGCTGGAACCTTTTTTGAGCCGGATGGATGCCGCGACACAGACGTCTTCGTCAGGGATCAGCGCCTATGAACCTGTATCGGTGCTGCCAGACTGA
- a CDS encoding isoaspartyl peptidase/L-asparaginase, producing the protein MTYSLMIHGGAGSSPLQEKVSQQVVLDSMTIILEAGRKILEAGGSALEAVHHCVNLLENDPHYNAGHGARANSEGNYELDAAIMDGRDMSAGAVAAVPNLKNPIDLAALVKDKTPHVLLSGEGAIRFAQEHSVPIESRDYFVLAHTKIEKLIVEEHGTVGAVARDKHGNLAAATSTGGWDTKMPGRIGDTPIIGAGTWADNHNCAVSCTGVGEQFIRTGLAKHIAFLIEEKNMDAPQAAQTAIEYLVARVNGMGGFIVIDKNGRTSSAQSSDLLRHGWIENGGPTNVSLAAPIQVHRR; encoded by the coding sequence ATGACCTACTCCCTGATGATCCACGGCGGTGCCGGCTCCTCCCCCCTGCAGGAAAAAGTCAGCCAGCAAGTCGTCCTCGACAGCATGACAATTATCCTGGAAGCCGGGCGAAAAATCCTGGAAGCCGGGGGCAGCGCTCTGGAAGCCGTACATCATTGTGTAAATCTGCTGGAAAATGATCCCCACTATAATGCCGGGCATGGCGCGCGTGCCAACAGCGAAGGCAACTATGAACTTGATGCCGCCATCATGGATGGCCGCGATATGAGCGCCGGAGCCGTCGCCGCCGTCCCCAATCTGAAAAACCCGATTGATCTGGCGGCCCTCGTCAAAGACAAAACGCCCCATGTCCTGCTGTCCGGCGAAGGCGCTATCCGCTTCGCACAGGAACACAGCGTACCGATCGAAAGCCGGGATTATTTCGTACTGGCCCACACCAAAATTGAAAAACTGATCGTCGAGGAACATGGAACCGTCGGCGCCGTGGCGCGGGACAAACACGGTAATCTGGCCGCCGCCACATCCACAGGCGGCTGGGATACCAAAATGCCGGGCCGCATCGGCGACACCCCGATCATCGGCGCAGGCACATGGGCCGACAATCATAACTGCGCCGTATCATGCACCGGCGTTGGCGAACAATTCATCCGCACAGGACTGGCCAAACACATCGCCTTCCTGATCGAAGAAAAAAACATGGACGCCCCGCAAGCCGCACAAACTGCGATCGAATATCTCGTCGCCCGCGTCAACGGTATGGGGGGCTTCATTGTCATTGATAAAAATGGCCGAACATCGAGTGCCCAGTCCAGCGATCTGCTGCGTCACGGGTGGATAGAAAATGGAGGCCCGACGAACGTCAGTCTGGCAGCACCGATACAGGTTCATAGGCGCTGA